A single genomic interval of Leptospira dzoumogneensis harbors:
- a CDS encoding DnaJ domain-containing protein has protein sequence MNARSFDQVKSSLEDVIFELQSGSNDCEWFISSEKLIEILEIRREDYFKLLYTLRGEREYSSKGSQGFTQDNADLLILLLEKVLKIEGLSYEFAKAGVYFDDVYLDEFRAYLKEIVLSKLERHDLDKELLLLLISSTKKFEDAFDSYFDDKFDVQRLVDNGITEFLEKKGFSGDYGADVFLRSYFFQILNTKLFPIRTITSEYRDRAYYEIFGRFREEEKEKTKKKKSNFRRKFSSRSFYEDEDAETREHREFLGLSEDYSKAELKNKYKEMIKKYHPDVNKDGLEMTQKIIASYNFLIMKDR, from the coding sequence TTGAACGCCCGCAGTTTCGATCAGGTCAAATCATCCTTAGAAGACGTAATTTTCGAATTACAGTCCGGGAGTAATGATTGTGAGTGGTTCATTTCCTCCGAAAAACTGATCGAAATTTTGGAGATCCGGCGAGAGGATTATTTTAAACTCCTATATACTCTCAGAGGAGAAAGGGAATATTCTTCCAAAGGTTCCCAAGGATTTACCCAAGATAACGCGGATCTTCTGATCTTATTATTGGAGAAGGTCCTAAAGATCGAAGGCCTCTCCTACGAATTCGCAAAAGCCGGAGTATATTTTGACGATGTTTATCTGGATGAATTCCGCGCTTATTTAAAAGAGATCGTTCTTTCCAAATTAGAAAGACATGATCTGGATAAGGAACTTTTACTTTTACTCATCTCTTCCACCAAAAAATTCGAAGACGCATTCGATTCTTACTTCGATGATAAATTCGATGTACAAAGATTAGTGGACAATGGGATTACCGAATTTTTGGAAAAAAAGGGTTTTTCCGGGGATTATGGAGCCGACGTATTCTTAAGAAGTTATTTCTTTCAGATCTTAAACACAAAGTTATTTCCGATCCGGACCATCACTTCGGAATATAGAGACCGGGCGTATTATGAAATTTTCGGAAGATTCAGGGAAGAAGAAAAAGAAAAGACTAAAAAGAAAAAATCAAACTTCCGCAGAAAATTCTCCTCTAGATCATTTTACGAGGACGAAGATGCGGAGACTCGAGAGCATCGAGAATTTTTAGGACTCTCCGAAGATTATTCGAAAGCGGAATTAAAAAACAAATACAAAGAGATGATCAAAAAATACCATCCGGACGTAAACAAAGACGGACTGGAAATGACACAAAAGATCATCGCTTCCTATAATTTTTTAATAATGAAAGACCGTTAA
- a CDS encoding YHS domain-containing (seleno)protein: MNKSYFLPILFLLLLDCGSRQLVEPVFKPDGKTAINGYDPVSYFTESKPKEGNPKFSFRWKGADWRFSSQKNLESFKKSPENFAPQYGGYCAYAMRDGEAYETDPKAWKIVSGKLYLNYNEKVHGFWERDVPGNINKADNQWKILPRKETNP; the protein is encoded by the coding sequence ATGAACAAGTCGTATTTTTTACCGATCTTATTTTTACTTCTTTTGGACTGCGGAAGCAGACAACTTGTGGAGCCTGTTTTTAAACCGGATGGAAAAACCGCAATCAACGGTTACGATCCGGTTTCTTATTTTACAGAATCCAAACCTAAGGAAGGAAATCCTAAATTCAGTTTTCGCTGGAAAGGTGCAGACTGGAGATTCTCTTCGCAAAAAAATCTGGAATCCTTTAAGAAGTCTCCTGAAAATTTCGCTCCTCAATATGGAGGTTATTGCGCTTACGCAATGAGAGACGGAGAAGCTTATGAAACGGATCCTAAGGCTTGGAAAATTGTATCCGGCAAATTATATCTGAACTATAACGAAAAGGTCCACGGTTTCTGGGAAAGAGATGTTCCCGGAAATATTAACAAAGCGGACAACCAGTGGAAGATCCTGCCTAGAAAGGAAACAAATCCTTAA
- a CDS encoding DUF692 domain-containing protein — protein MSSIGVGLRKEHYPYLRKGEPVRISWFEAITENYMDTQGRPLEMLESVRKNFPVALHGVSLSILGGTFPDKKYIQRWKELIQRIDPFLVSDHLCWTEQSGNYLHDLLPFPFTKEFLEFAIERAEQVQEILGRRILLENVSTYLSFPQSEMSEWEFISELSKKSGCGILLDINNIYVNSINHGFSASEYLSSIPWENVGQIHIAGHTDTGEFLFDTHSRPVAKEVWDLFSSFSDRIRGIPILLEWDEDIPSFPEMEEEALKAKFILGSLTK, from the coding sequence ATGTCTTCCATAGGAGTAGGGCTCAGAAAAGAACATTATCCTTATTTAAGAAAGGGAGAACCTGTCAGAATTTCTTGGTTCGAAGCAATCACTGAAAATTATATGGATACCCAAGGCCGTCCCTTGGAAATGTTGGAGTCCGTCCGCAAAAATTTTCCTGTGGCCTTACACGGAGTTTCTTTGTCCATTCTGGGAGGTACCTTCCCTGATAAAAAATATATACAAAGATGGAAGGAATTGATCCAAAGAATAGATCCATTTTTGGTTTCGGATCATCTTTGTTGGACAGAACAATCCGGAAATTATCTGCATGATCTATTACCTTTTCCATTCACAAAAGAATTTTTGGAATTTGCTATAGAAAGAGCCGAACAAGTCCAAGAAATTTTAGGAAGAAGGATCTTACTGGAGAACGTTTCCACGTACTTGAGCTTTCCTCAGAGCGAAATGTCCGAATGGGAATTTATTTCCGAACTTTCCAAAAAAAGCGGATGCGGGATCTTATTAGATATTAATAATATATATGTAAATTCGATCAATCACGGATTTTCCGCATCAGAATATCTAAGTTCGATTCCTTGGGAGAATGTCGGCCAGATCCATATTGCTGGACACACGGATACCGGAGAATTTTTATTCGATACTCACTCTAGACCGGTTGCAAAAGAAGTTTGGGATCTATTTTCTTCTTTTTCAGATCGGATCCGTGGAATTCCGATCCTATTGGAATGGGATGAGGACATTCCCAGCTTTCCGGAAATGGAAGAAGAAGCACTCAAAGCAAAATTTATCCTGGGATCTTTGACAAAATGA
- a CDS encoding DNA-binding domain-containing protein, giving the protein MRPEEFRKLFSSVLLGKEEGPLLSDHILPGGKLDTDSAIAVYQNAYSARFTDALGEKYETVWRVLGDEDFFETARNFIQENPSHSYNLSDYGEKFPDFLRENFQEHSVLSEIADFEYQVFKIFHLPKNTKEDLPNDLAQGEVEDLKVTFHNSILFLEYSYPVYDLWKTEDQEELPKYLNERKQYLVLGKKGSDLFVSELEEWEWIFGKSLQEGKTILESLEIAGNPPKGLGSISEFLSGMTGNGLVIQVSS; this is encoded by the coding sequence ATGAGACCGGAAGAATTCAGAAAACTTTTTTCGAGTGTACTTTTAGGAAAAGAAGAAGGTCCGCTATTGTCAGACCATATACTGCCTGGCGGAAAATTGGACACTGATTCAGCAATTGCAGTTTATCAAAACGCTTATAGTGCCAGATTTACGGATGCACTCGGGGAAAAATATGAGACAGTCTGGCGAGTCCTAGGAGACGAAGACTTTTTCGAAACAGCAAGGAACTTTATTCAGGAGAATCCATCACATTCTTATAATTTATCCGATTATGGAGAAAAATTCCCCGATTTTTTAAGAGAGAATTTTCAGGAACATTCCGTACTGAGTGAAATCGCGGATTTTGAATATCAAGTTTTTAAAATATTCCATCTTCCTAAAAATACTAAAGAAGATCTGCCAAATGATCTCGCGCAGGGAGAAGTAGAAGACCTAAAAGTTACATTTCATAACTCTATCCTATTTTTAGAATATTCTTATCCGGTTTATGATCTTTGGAAAACGGAAGATCAGGAAGAACTTCCGAAATATTTAAACGAAAGAAAACAATATCTGGTCTTAGGAAAAAAGGGATCGGATCTATTCGTATCCGAACTAGAAGAATGGGAATGGATTTTTGGTAAAAGTTTGCAGGAAGGAAAAACTATTTTAGAGTCTTTGGAAATTGCGGGAAATCCCCCGAAAGGACTCGGATCTATTTCGGAATTCCTATCGGGGATGACCGGAAACGGTTTGGTAATTCAAGTTAGCTCTTGA
- a CDS encoding YceI family protein, which yields MKTKLYLIPSLLVLLTFGSLQAGNFKLDNAHTGVGFKIKHLTISNVSGSFKDFSGKFAYDEATGTLTDLDVTIKAASIHTNDEKRDGHLKGKDFFNVDDHPSLTFKAKKATVKKGGVSKIQGELTIKGVTKPVTLEVKFTGSAKDPWGNTHLGFEAETKIKRADFDIAWNKPLEKGGLLIGEEVSIRIEGEALPE from the coding sequence GTGAAAACGAAACTTTATCTGATCCCTAGCCTTCTGGTGCTTTTAACTTTCGGCAGCCTTCAAGCCGGAAATTTCAAATTAGATAACGCTCATACAGGCGTTGGCTTCAAGATCAAACACCTCACCATTTCTAACGTATCCGGAAGTTTTAAAGACTTCAGCGGAAAATTCGCATACGACGAAGCTACCGGCACTCTTACCGACCTAGACGTAACCATCAAAGCTGCTTCTATTCACACTAACGATGAAAAAAGAGACGGACACTTGAAAGGAAAAGATTTTTTCAATGTAGACGATCATCCTTCTCTTACTTTCAAAGCAAAAAAAGCTACCGTTAAAAAAGGCGGAGTTTCTAAGATCCAAGGAGAATTGACTATTAAAGGAGTGACTAAACCGGTTACTCTTGAAGTTAAATTTACCGGTTCTGCAAAAGACCCGTGGGGGAACACTCACCTAGGTTTCGAAGCTGAAACAAAGATCAAAAGAGCAGACTTCGATATCGCTTGGAACAAACCTTTGGAAAAAGGCGGACTTTTGATCGGAGAAGAAGTTTCTATCCGTATCGAAGGCGAAGCACTTCCAGAATAA
- a CDS encoding LA_3751/LA_3752 family putative glycosyltransferase, whose amino-acid sequence MKTTGISKGFFLFSAIYFGILILLKPWEALFSDQFLKYHQAYSMFQSGFSTENLIYPSLDLDPTYSYFLWKAPMVFQIGDRMIGQYPIFLTLLIAPFLVFGWVPIVSILMGVFNLISAYILRRFWDLSWFWLAFTFFGTYIFLMGPELSEHPPLLLLELLGLTFFYKTEDKISNKLIGGIALGLGVWLRLEVLIFFVVFWSAGWIDFGKDWWKKSFWFSVSFSVVVLLLFLFHTLDYQHPIGPRYFQNFNTGEDQGTVLSRAFTILIGTYSMPGLLVYLPILLPLVYFFGKKAKEGKIQASFYHLGISAYVFIILIAFLAPNDGVSNWGPRYVGLALIPFVLVLKEVTEVLELKLGKSGKNLTFSILVIYSFGMTLAGFVNYQRSSKEIRSIRSIYVDSQASSLLFLDDVLCGSIGPSYFQKRVLCIHNETSAQGMDTIVSFLSKKHPGEKVGFISYSDAVVEYAAKLPESNNILMHKYRMKVLAEAAIRPVWLELFGHAWKEKEVRTKGLWEYREYEIPKDPNGILRK is encoded by the coding sequence ATGAAAACAACTGGAATTTCAAAAGGGTTCTTTCTATTTAGCGCAATTTATTTCGGGATCCTAATTTTATTAAAACCTTGGGAGGCACTTTTTTCGGATCAGTTCTTGAAATATCACCAAGCATATTCCATGTTCCAATCCGGTTTCAGCACCGAAAATCTAATCTATCCTTCCCTGGATCTGGATCCGACTTACAGTTATTTTCTTTGGAAAGCACCGATGGTTTTTCAGATCGGAGATAGAATGATCGGTCAATATCCGATCTTTCTCACACTTCTAATCGCGCCTTTTTTAGTTTTTGGCTGGGTTCCGATCGTTTCCATCTTGATGGGAGTCTTTAATCTTATCTCTGCTTATATTTTGAGAAGGTTCTGGGATCTTTCCTGGTTCTGGCTCGCTTTCACTTTTTTCGGAACATATATCTTTTTGATGGGGCCCGAACTTTCGGAACATCCTCCTCTTCTTCTTTTAGAATTACTCGGACTCACTTTCTTTTATAAGACTGAAGATAAAATTTCGAATAAGCTCATCGGAGGGATCGCTCTAGGGCTTGGTGTTTGGCTAAGATTAGAAGTTCTGATCTTCTTTGTGGTATTCTGGTCTGCAGGTTGGATCGATTTCGGGAAAGATTGGTGGAAAAAATCTTTTTGGTTCTCCGTATCTTTTTCAGTAGTAGTACTTTTACTATTTTTATTCCATACATTGGATTACCAACATCCAATCGGTCCTAGATATTTCCAAAATTTTAATACTGGAGAAGACCAAGGAACAGTTCTTTCTAGAGCATTCACTATTCTGATCGGAACATATTCAATGCCAGGACTTTTGGTCTATTTACCGATACTTCTTCCTTTAGTTTATTTTTTCGGTAAAAAAGCCAAAGAAGGAAAGATCCAAGCTTCTTTCTATCATTTAGGGATCAGCGCTTATGTGTTTATCATTCTGATCGCATTCCTGGCTCCGAATGATGGTGTTTCCAATTGGGGACCAAGATATGTAGGGCTTGCATTGATCCCATTCGTTTTGGTTTTGAAAGAAGTGACGGAGGTTTTGGAATTAAAACTGGGAAAATCTGGTAAAAACTTAACGTTTTCTATTTTAGTAATTTATTCTTTCGGAATGACTCTCGCTGGATTCGTAAATTACCAAAGAAGTTCCAAAGAGATCAGATCCATTCGATCTATTTATGTGGACTCCCAGGCTTCTAGTTTATTGTTTTTGGACGATGTTCTTTGTGGGTCTATAGGACCTTCTTATTTCCAGAAAAGAGTATTATGTATTCATAATGAAACTTCTGCGCAAGGTATGGATACTATCGTGTCTTTCCTTTCTAAAAAACATCCCGGAGAAAAGGTAGGATTTATTTCCTATTCCGACGCTGTGGTGGAATATGCGGCAAAACTTCCTGAATCGAATAATATTCTAATGCATAAATACAGAATGAAAGTATTGGCAGAGGCGGCGATCCGTCCTGTTTGGCTGGAATTATTCGGTCATGCTTGGAAGGAAAAGGAAGTGAGAACGAAAGGTCTTTGGGAATATCGAGAATACGAAATTCCCAAAGATCCGAATGGAATATTAAGAAAATAG
- a CDS encoding glycosyltransferase family 2 protein, translated as MKLSIVIPCYNEKQTIKNILETVKKVPYKDKEIILVDDFSTDGTRELLQTAPFKKLVDQLVFHEKNQGKGAALRTGFKAAKGDIVIVQDADLEYDPFEIPDVIDPIYKGKADVVFGSRFMGGRAHRVVYYWHRLGNLFLTTLSNMFTNINLTDMETCYKAFRREVIQGIDIKENRFGFEPEITAKIAKIPDIRIFEVGISYYGRTYAEGKKIGWKDGFRAIYCILRYNLFS; from the coding sequence ATGAAACTTTCCATTGTAATTCCCTGTTATAACGAAAAACAGACCATCAAAAACATTTTAGAAACCGTAAAGAAGGTCCCATACAAGGATAAAGAAATCATCCTTGTGGACGATTTTTCCACGGACGGAACGAGGGAACTCCTACAAACCGCTCCTTTTAAGAAGTTGGTGGACCAACTCGTATTCCACGAGAAAAACCAGGGAAAAGGTGCAGCACTCCGGACCGGATTCAAAGCTGCCAAAGGCGATATAGTCATCGTACAAGACGCGGACCTGGAATATGATCCGTTTGAAATTCCGGATGTAATCGATCCGATCTACAAAGGAAAGGCTGACGTTGTTTTCGGAAGCAGATTCATGGGGGGAAGGGCCCATAGAGTCGTATACTACTGGCATAGACTCGGAAATTTATTCCTAACTACTCTCTCTAATATGTTCACTAATATTAATCTGACTGATATGGAAACTTGTTACAAAGCATTCCGTAGAGAAGTGATCCAAGGAATAGATATTAAAGAGAATCGTTTCGGATTCGAACCTGAGATCACTGCAAAGATCGCAAAGATCCCGGACATTCGTATTTTCGAGGTGGGGATCTCTTATTATGGACGCACTTACGCAGAAGGTAAAAAGATAGGTTGGAAAGACGGCTTCAGAGCCATCTACTGTATCCTAAGATACAATCTATTTTCTTAA
- a CDS encoding LIC_10450 family protein: MISRQAQDYIIVNSIDEIDPNKLSLAQLGTKYLDRNGNRYAVRFNKESRKAEIIRITLQKASEAEANKPKLGRVNPKSGSNPLDLEKLSNLLKSTKHPSADWVENLAEKTKHTKPSSANSEKPAYTPGTQKELDISSSEGPDLSARMNSVQNDIFDLSKVDLNISDAGLSSNAGKEDIPVFIENIEAGSNRETKYIEDSVQQFQRIKERIESVLNNIRNSKIFEATGDPSENKNIVGNLSREFDIEFFQKLDKILNYHKELTSYPRSITYYIAKYESHRKQALQSKTSDVEKLKLVIRWEMQELLLDLTRKLKKMVLNALNVLNTKNENHLKQVAYNQQQMYKDARSALLYCSEDIGGLLISLQKWADSEG, translated from the coding sequence ATGATATCTAGACAAGCACAAGACTATATCATTGTAAACTCGATCGACGAGATCGATCCTAATAAACTTTCTTTGGCTCAATTGGGAACCAAGTATTTGGACAGGAACGGAAACCGTTATGCTGTTCGTTTCAATAAAGAAAGTAGAAAGGCAGAGATCATTCGTATCACTCTTCAAAAAGCTTCCGAAGCAGAAGCGAATAAACCTAAACTAGGCAGAGTAAATCCTAAGTCTGGATCCAATCCTTTAGATCTAGAGAAATTATCCAATCTTCTTAAAAGTACAAAACATCCAAGCGCCGACTGGGTAGAAAACCTGGCGGAAAAAACAAAACATACTAAGCCAAGCTCCGCAAATTCGGAAAAACCCGCTTACACTCCGGGCACTCAAAAAGAATTAGATATTTCTAGTTCAGAAGGCCCGGATCTATCCGCAAGAATGAACTCCGTTCAAAATGATATATTCGATCTTTCTAAAGTGGATCTGAATATTTCGGATGCAGGACTTTCTTCTAACGCAGGAAAAGAAGATATTCCGGTTTTTATAGAGAATATAGAAGCAGGCTCCAATAGAGAAACGAAATATATCGAAGATAGCGTGCAGCAATTCCAGAGGATCAAAGAAAGAATTGAATCCGTACTGAATAATATTCGAAATTCCAAAATTTTCGAAGCGACCGGGGATCCTTCCGAGAACAAAAACATAGTGGGAAATCTATCAAGAGAATTCGATATAGAATTCTTCCAGAAATTGGATAAGATATTAAATTATCATAAAGAGCTGACTTCTTACCCTAGATCCATTACCTATTATATAGCAAAGTACGAGTCTCATCGTAAACAGGCATTGCAGTCCAAAACTTCCGACGTGGAAAAACTAAAACTAGTGATCCGTTGGGAAATGCAGGAACTTCTCCTAGATCTGACCAGAAAACTCAAAAAAATGGTCCTAAATGCATTGAACGTACTAAATACTAAAAACGAAAACCACCTAAAACAAGTAGCCTATAACCAACAACAGATGTATAAGGATGCCAGAAGCGCCCTATTATATTGTTCGGAAGACATAGGTGGACTACTTATCTCCTTGCAAAAATGGGCCGATAGCGAAGGATAG
- the rpsT gene encoding 30S ribosomal protein S20 — protein MANIKSSEKDIRRTKRRNAANSQNRNRLRTQAKKILKALQDGEKDSLKSLFGQYSSLLDKAAKTNLIHSKNADRKKSRMALRINQAATA, from the coding sequence TTGGCGAATATTAAATCTTCAGAAAAAGATATCCGTAGAACGAAACGCAGAAATGCGGCAAATTCTCAAAACAGGAATCGCCTTAGGACCCAAGCTAAAAAGATCCTAAAAGCGCTCCAAGACGGAGAGAAAGACTCCTTAAAATCTTTGTTCGGACAATATTCTTCTCTTCTGGACAAAGCTGCGAAAACCAACCTGATCCACTCTAAAAATGCAGACCGCAAAAAGAGTCGGATGGCATTGCGTATCAATCAGGCTGCAACCGCATAA
- the glmM gene encoding phosphoglucosamine mutase: protein MALNPQKPVFQHPDLMVSVSGIRGIIPTGLSPDVIFHSLMAFGSRLKGNTVVIGRDSRPSGAYIENIAIGIMLGMGKNVIRLGIVPTPTVKAVVAQSNAAGGIMISASHNPVIWNAFKFIGPGGFFTNAQDLEGLLDLVRKEDYKPFQFKPNTDVEDGTDRIQAHIDSVLARVNVSAIKRKKFTVFLDAVNGGGSFVLPELLSRLGCKVILQHCTPDGTFPRPPEPTPDALKQSSRLIKKSKADIGFALDPDADRLVVLSPKKGAISEELTLPLSFMSYLASNSIPKKASITVNLSTSFVNDWVADSVGIPTYRSKVGEANVVAEMIHRKSVFGGEGNGGVIDPAIPSFGRDSLSGVAHILNLLALKGEDAETVIGSLPAVHMRKIAYKIAGQKTEQIYSKFRSAFSEYKEDSRDGLRLANQDSWIHIRPSNTEPILRLIGEARTKKDLESLLNKAGKIMENS from the coding sequence ATGGCTCTAAATCCTCAAAAACCGGTCTTCCAACACCCGGATTTGATGGTTTCAGTGTCCGGAATCCGGGGAATCATTCCCACCGGATTAAGTCCCGACGTAATTTTCCATTCACTCATGGCCTTTGGGTCTAGACTCAAAGGAAATACCGTAGTCATCGGAAGAGATTCCCGTCCTAGCGGTGCTTATATAGAAAATATCGCGATCGGGATCATGCTAGGCATGGGCAAAAATGTGATCCGTTTGGGGATTGTTCCTACTCCTACCGTCAAGGCAGTGGTGGCTCAGTCAAATGCTGCAGGCGGGATCATGATCTCCGCATCTCATAATCCAGTTATCTGGAATGCATTTAAGTTCATAGGGCCCGGCGGATTTTTTACCAACGCGCAAGACTTAGAAGGTCTTTTAGATCTGGTCCGAAAAGAAGATTATAAACCTTTCCAATTCAAACCCAATACCGATGTAGAAGATGGAACCGACAGGATCCAAGCTCATATTGATTCCGTTTTGGCAAGAGTGAATGTTTCTGCGATCAAACGTAAGAAGTTCACCGTATTTTTGGATGCGGTGAACGGCGGGGGAAGCTTCGTTTTACCCGAATTGTTAAGTCGCTTGGGTTGTAAGGTCATTTTACAGCATTGTACTCCTGATGGAACATTTCCTCGTCCACCGGAACCTACTCCTGATGCGCTCAAACAATCTTCCCGTCTGATCAAAAAATCCAAGGCGGATATCGGTTTTGCTTTGGATCCTGACGCGGACAGGCTCGTAGTTCTATCTCCTAAAAAGGGAGCTATCTCGGAAGAATTAACTCTTCCTCTCAGCTTTATGTCCTACCTTGCTTCTAACTCTATTCCGAAGAAGGCATCCATCACCGTAAACCTCTCCACTAGTTTTGTGAACGATTGGGTCGCGGACTCTGTTGGAATTCCGACTTATCGCTCTAAGGTGGGAGAAGCGAACGTTGTGGCAGAAATGATACACCGTAAGTCTGTTTTCGGCGGAGAAGGAAACGGAGGAGTCATCGATCCGGCGATCCCTTCTTTCGGAAGAGACTCTCTTTCCGGGGTGGCCCATATACTGAATCTGCTTGCCCTAAAGGGGGAAGATGCTGAAACTGTGATAGGTAGTCTTCCTGCGGTCCATATGCGCAAGATCGCCTACAAGATCGCGGGTCAGAAGACGGAGCAGATTTATTCTAAGTTTCGCAGCGCCTTCTCCGAATATAAAGAAGATTCGAGAGACGGTTTACGTTTAGCAAATCAGGACTCTTGGATACATATTCGACCTTCGAATACCGAGCCGATCCTCCGGTTGATTGGAGAGGCCAGAACCAAAAAGGATCTGGAATCCCTTTTAAATAAAGCCGGAAAGATCATGGAGAATTCATAA